From Nerophis lumbriciformis linkage group LG13, RoL_Nlum_v2.1, whole genome shotgun sequence, one genomic window encodes:
- the LOC133613389 gene encoding uncharacterized protein isoform X2 yields the protein MLDLPPELCVSVFSYLSTKEKHAVRCCCKALRKLIDHPCLWRRHIVVLKDLTRYTPGFWDTLRHRKVTRVVVWKFKHKDWWMLAKFLPTLAAIVFKYVGLHKRMKLDLDYLMLFSDLKDVGVRNTALSKPMLGPSLIARLTGRLTHLSICNVSLTCISAFFKAVSHLSNLQYLLFHHLEEVSPVPRQDLTHMMVQLKQLKHLSWGMRGRPQEPVPDDCLSLPDPRHPGSQYDGPALTTLELEVYHNTILPEVAFWSLTSLRSLTVRYRSFPDGVNCRLNSWLSPIKHLESFSIYGINFLAKYWTNIPASVTSLTLRVNVILKDLDSIAAKVPSLEHLDINNKNESQEGSLCCCIAKLFPQLKTLRIRFPMQGRGLDLLSLNHLRHLERLELMMDCSRVRKKCLKRNPCSIPSMQDVANHLQDLFVLEDPTRVHRSPRTT from the exons ATGTTGGATCTGCCGCCGGAGCTCTGCGTGTCCGTGTTCAGTTACCTGAGCACGAAGGAAAAGCACGCCGTCCGATGCTGCTGCAAGGCCCTCAGGAAGCTCATCGACCACCCTTGCCTGTGGAGGAGGCACATTGTGGTGCTGAAGGATCTCACCCGCTACACCCCTGGCTTCTGGGACACCCTGCGCCACCGCAAGGTGACCCGGGTGGTTGTGTGGAAATTTAAGCATAAGGATTGGTGGATGCTCGCCAAGTTCCTCCCAACGCTCGCCGCCATCGTGTTCAAGTACGTAGGGTTGCACAAGAGGATGAAACTGGACCTGGACTACCTCATGCTGTTCTCAGATCTCAAGGACGTGGGCGTACGGAACACCGCCTTGTCGAAGCCCATGCTGGGCCCCAGCCTGATCGCCCGGCTGACAGGTCGTCTGACACACCTGAGCATATGCAACGTCAGCCTGACGTGCATCAGCGCCTTCTTTAAAGCCGTGTCGCACCTGAGTAACCTGCAGTACCTGCTCTTCCACCACCTGGAAGAGGTGAGTCCCGTGCCCCGCCAAGACTTGACCCACATGATGGTGCAGCTGAAGCAGCTCAAACACCTCTCATGGGGAATGAGGGGGCGGCCGCAGGAACCTGTGCCCGACGACTGCCTGAGCCTCCCGGACCCTCGGCATCCAG GATCCCAGTACGACGGCCCAGCTCTGACCACCTTGGAGCTGGAGGTCTACCACAATACCATCCTGCCCGAGGTGGCCTTTTGGAGCCTGACCTCGCTCAGATCGCTGACGGTGCGCTACAGGTCCTTTCCAGATGGCGTGAATTGTCGCCTGAACTCCTGGCTGAGTCCCATCAAGCACCTGGAGTCTTTCAGCATCTACG GCATCAACTTCCTGGCCAAGTACTGGACCAACATCCCCGCCAGCGTGACCAGCCTGACGCTGCGTGTGAACGTCATTCTCAAGGACTTGGACTCCATCGCTGCCAAAGTCCCGTCTCTGGAGCACCTGGACATCAACAATAAAAACGAGAGCCAGGAGGGCAGCCTGTGTTGTTGCATCGCCAAGTTGTTCCCTCAACTCAAGACGCTGCGCATAAG GTTCCCCATGCAGGGTCGTGGGTTGGACCTGCTAAGCCTCAACCACCTGCGGCACCTGGAGCGACTGGAGCTGATGATGGATTGCTCCAGGGTCCGGAAGAAATGCCTGAAGCGGAACCCCTGCTCCATCCCCTCCATGCAGGACGTCGCCAACCATCTGCAG